A part of Oculatellaceae cyanobacterium genomic DNA contains:
- a CDS encoding amino acid adenylation domain-containing protein yields the protein MQNSTLEGFRLSPQQKYLWTLQQIDSPLPYRVQCAVLIEGNLEQGILNNALQNVVNRHEILRTTFQCLPGMTIPLQVINDSSDIDIYNYDLTGISQEEQENKTEFLLHEISQQSLTSEITTVLSVSLVTWSLNKHILLLSLSAMNADSSTLLNLIQEISSCYSACLQGKNLEDTPIQYADIAEWQYDLLNSEDTVIGKEYWQKIDFNNLANVKLPGELKFAQGLEFNPKVLELRVSSDLAEKISSIAARYKTTSSVILLTCWNILIWKLTQQTTTIIGIACNGRKYEELESALGLLSKYLPIDGNLTAGVKFNQLLQQVEQLVNDAEKWQEYFHWEDLANIDNLNEALPFLPICFEFQERIKKYYEADISFSIYQQYACTTKFKLKLSCVQTENHINADFYYDSSLFTSVNIKWISEYFETLLTSIVNNPDVMIGKLDILSDRDRHQLLFDFNNTTTDYPQEQCIHQLFEAQAALTPDNIAVVFENQKLTYQQLNERANRLARYLQKIKVKPEVIVGICLERSLEIIIAILAILKAGGAYLPLDPAMPAERLALMLQDAQASVVLTQQNIVETWQTKPLHEQVTRVVNLEQEWYEIAKESNQNCTSITTAENLAYVIYTSGSTGKPKGVAVEHQQILNYLYGILPRLDLPANSNFAMVSTFAADLGNTAIFPALSTGSCLHIIPQNLASDPETLAAYFEAHSIDCLKIVPSHLAALLTSPKAASILPRKRLVLGGEASNWDLVDRIHKYAPDCVIINHYGPTESTVGILTYQVDDNNLRHLSEIVPIGRPIANTQIYILDSQLQPVPIGVTGELYIGGDSLARGYLNQPERTAEKFIANPFSDRPNARIYKTGDAARYLPDGNIEFLGRIDNQIKIRGFRIELGEIEATIRQHPDIEQVVVIAREDVPGEKRIVAYIVPSVEKLHTNSMRELLQQKLPDYMIPSAFVQLKTLPLTANGKIDWQALPAPDQVISTDTFVAPRNPVEETLASIWAEVLKIEQVGIYNNFFELGGHSLLATKVISRLRQSFQIDLPLHHLFEAPTVADLAVVIAQKLSEQVDEKMMAEMVAELEQLSAEEVQKLLANGGIN from the coding sequence ATGCAAAACTCAACACTAGAGGGGTTTCGTCTTTCTCCACAACAAAAGTATCTTTGGACATTGCAGCAAATTGATTCACCCTTGCCTTATCGTGTCCAATGTGCAGTGTTAATTGAAGGCAATCTTGAACAGGGGATTTTGAATAATGCCTTGCAAAATGTCGTAAATCGCCATGAAATCCTTCGCACTACTTTTCAGTGTTTACCTGGAATGACAATCCCTTTGCAAGTAATTAATGATTCTAGCGATATTGATATATATAATTACGATTTAACTGGCATTTCTCAAGAAGAACAAGAAAATAAAACCGAGTTTTTGTTACATGAGATTAGTCAGCAATCTTTGACTTCTGAAATAACTACAGTTTTGTCTGTTTCTCTAGTTACTTGGTCGTTAAATAAGCATATATTACTTTTAAGCTTATCTGCTATGAATGCAGATAGTTCTACGTTGCTAAATTTAATTCAAGAAATTAGCAGTTGTTATTCAGCTTGTTTACAGGGTAAAAATCTGGAAGATACGCCTATTCAATATGCCGACATTGCCGAATGGCAATATGACTTATTGAATTCAGAAGATACTGTCATAGGTAAAGAATATTGGCAAAAAATAGATTTTAATAATTTAGCTAATGTTAAGTTACCTGGCGAACTTAAATTCGCTCAAGGTTTAGAATTTAATCCCAAAGTTTTAGAATTAAGAGTTAGCAGTGATTTAGCTGAAAAAATATCATCAATAGCAGCTAGATACAAGACTACATCTTCAGTAATCTTATTAACTTGCTGGAACATATTAATTTGGAAACTTACGCAGCAAACGACAACGATTATAGGCATTGCTTGTAATGGCAGGAAATATGAAGAATTAGAATCAGCATTAGGATTGCTATCGAAGTATTTACCAATAGATGGCAACTTAACAGCAGGAGTTAAATTTAATCAGTTATTACAGCAAGTTGAACAGCTAGTAAATGATGCTGAAAAATGGCAAGAATATTTTCATTGGGAAGATTTAGCAAATATAGATAATCTCAATGAAGCATTACCGTTTTTGCCTATTTGTTTTGAGTTTCAAGAAAGAATAAAGAAATATTACGAAGCTGATATTTCCTTTTCTATATACCAACAATATGCTTGTACTACAAAATTCAAGCTTAAACTCTCCTGTGTGCAAACAGAAAATCATATTAATGCAGATTTTTATTATGATTCCAGCTTGTTTACTTCAGTAAATATCAAATGGATATCAGAATATTTTGAAACCTTGTTGACCAGTATTGTCAATAATCCAGATGTGATGATTGGCAAGTTGGATATATTGAGCGATCGCGATCGCCACCAACTATTATTTGATTTCAACAATACTACAACAGATTATCCTCAAGAGCAGTGCATTCATCAACTATTTGAAGCACAAGCAGCACTTACACCAGATAATATTGCAGTTGTATTTGAAAATCAAAAGCTAACTTATCAGCAATTAAATGAACGTGCCAATAGATTAGCTCGTTATTTACAAAAAATAAAAGTTAAACCAGAAGTAATAGTTGGTATCTGTTTAGAACGTTCTTTAGAAATAATAATAGCAATACTAGCTATTTTAAAAGCTGGTGGTGCATATTTACCGCTAGATCCCGCAATGCCAGCCGAACGCCTAGCATTGATGTTACAAGATGCCCAAGCATCAGTAGTGTTAACACAACAAAATATTGTAGAAACCTGGCAGACAAAGCCTCTACACGAACAGGTAACACGGGTAGTTAATCTTGAGCAAGAATGGTATGAAATTGCTAAAGAAAGCAATCAAAATTGCACCAGTATAACCACAGCAGAAAATCTAGCTTATGTAATTTATACATCTGGTTCTACTGGCAAACCTAAAGGAGTTGCGGTTGAACATCAGCAGATACTTAATTATCTATATGGCATTTTACCAAGGTTAGATTTACCCGCTAATTCTAATTTTGCAATGGTTTCTACCTTTGCTGCCGACTTGGGAAATACGGCTATTTTTCCCGCTTTATCTACAGGTAGTTGCTTACATATAATCCCTCAAAATTTAGCCTCTGATCCCGAAACACTAGCAGCATATTTTGAGGCTCATTCTATTGATTGCCTGAAAATTGTCCCTTCTCATCTAGCAGCTTTATTAACATCTCCTAAAGCCGCATCAATCTTACCTCGTAAGCGTTTAGTTTTAGGTGGTGAAGCTAGTAACTGGGATTTAGTCGATCGCATTCATAAATATGCCCCTGATTGCGTAATTATTAACCACTATGGGCCAACAGAATCAACTGTAGGGATACTCACTTATCAAGTTGACGATAACAACTTACGTCATCTTTCTGAGATAGTTCCCATAGGTCGCCCTATAGCCAATACTCAAATTTATATCCTCGATTCTCAACTTCAACCTGTACCAATAGGTGTCACAGGAGAACTTTACATTGGGGGTGATAGTTTAGCGCGAGGATATCTAAATCAACCGGAAAGAACGGCAGAAAAATTCATTGCTAATCCATTTAGCGATCGCCCCAATGCCCGCATTTATAAAACTGGGGATGCAGCCCGTTATTTACCGGATGGAAATATTGAATTTTTAGGCAGAATTGACAATCAAATTAAGATTCGCGGTTTTCGTATTGAGTTAGGTGAAATTGAAGCAACAATCAGACAGCATCCAGATATCGAACAAGTAGTAGTCATTGCGCGAGAAGATGTACCTGGAGAAAAACGCATTGTTGCTTACATTGTCCCAAGCGTAGAGAAGCTGCATACAAACTCAATGCGGGAGCTTTTGCAACAAAAACTGCCTGATTACATGATTCCGTCAGCTTTTGTACAGCTAAAGACTTTACCTTTAACTGCTAATGGCAAAATAGATTGGCAAGCACTACCAGCACCAGATCAAGTCATTTCAACAGATACTTTTGTTGCGCCTCGCAATCCAGTTGAGGAAACTTTAGCTAGTATCTGGGCAGAAGTTTTAAAAATTGAACAAGTAGGAATTTACAACAATTTTTTTGAGTTGGGGGGACATTCATTACTCGCTACTAAAGTGATTTCCCGCCTGCGCCAATCCTTCCAAATTGATTTACCTTTACATCATTTATTTGAAGCACCTACCGTTGCCGATTTAGCTGTAGTAATTGCTCAAAAATTATCTGAACAAGTAGATGAAAAAATGATGGCTGAAATGGTTGCAGAACTGGAACAACTTTCCGCAGAAGAAGTTCAAAAATTACTTGCAAATGGAGGAATTAACTAA
- a CDS encoding TauD/TfdA family dioxygenase, translated as MTTSQPQPFATKKLGAISRKAINVSQESLIKTQSLKPANLLPLLVEPTIEGLNLVTWAEHNQRFIDSQLLWHGGLLFRNFKVDGISGFEQFIKTIAGELVEYSFRSTPRSQVSGNIYTSTEYPADQIIPQHNEMSYCLNWPMKIAFHCVKKANVGGETPIADSHKVFNRISPKIRDQFIEKGVMYVRNYGGGIDLPWQNVFNTDSKSEVENYCRKAGIDFEWKGNDGLRTSQVCQAVAQHPKTSQMVWFNQAHLFHISSLEPSIRQEVLSSFKEEDLPRNAYYGDGSKIADDVLAEIRQAYQQETIIFPWQAGDVLLLDNMLASHGRTPFSGSRKVVVGMAEAFSYQNI; from the coding sequence ATGACCACTTCCCAACCACAACCTTTTGCCACTAAAAAATTAGGTGCTATTAGCCGTAAAGCTATTAATGTATCTCAAGAATCATTAATCAAAACGCAATCTCTTAAACCTGCTAACTTACTACCTTTATTAGTTGAACCAACCATAGAAGGATTAAATTTAGTCACTTGGGCGGAACACAATCAACGTTTTATTGACTCACAACTTTTATGGCATGGCGGCCTACTTTTTCGTAACTTTAAAGTTGATGGCATCAGTGGTTTTGAGCAATTTATCAAAACTATTGCAGGTGAATTAGTAGAATATTCTTTTCGTTCCACACCCCGCAGTCAAGTTAGCGGAAATATCTACACTTCTACTGAATATCCAGCAGATCAAATCATCCCCCAACATAACGAAATGTCCTACTGCCTTAATTGGCCAATGAAAATAGCTTTTCATTGTGTTAAAAAAGCCAACGTTGGCGGAGAAACACCCATTGCTGATAGTCATAAAGTTTTTAATCGTATTAGTCCAAAAATTAGAGATCAATTTATAGAAAAAGGTGTCATGTATGTGCGAAACTATGGAGGAGGTATAGACTTACCTTGGCAAAATGTTTTTAATACAGATAGCAAATCTGAGGTAGAAAATTATTGTCGGAAAGCAGGAATTGATTTTGAATGGAAAGGTAATGACGGCTTAAGAACAAGTCAAGTTTGTCAAGCGGTTGCTCAACATCCTAAAACATCACAAATGGTGTGGTTTAATCAAGCACACTTATTTCATATTTCTAGTTTAGAGCCTAGTATTCGCCAAGAAGTTTTATCTTCATTTAAAGAGGAAGATTTACCACGTAACGCTTATTACGGTGATGGTTCAAAAATTGCAGATGATGTCTTAGCAGAAATTCGTCAAGCTTATCAACAAGAAACAATCATCTTTCCTTGGCAAGCAGGAGATGTATTGTTATTAGACAATATGTTAGCTAGTCATGGACGCACGCCATTTTCTGGTTCGCGCAAGGTTGTTGTGGGAATGGCAGAAGCATTTAGTTATCAAAATATTTAA
- a CDS encoding condensation domain-containing protein produces MTTSNRLERLKNLSPEKRLLLLKALREEAAIAEESNTIPRRSQLNPCPLSFAQQRLWFLDQLSPGNPAYNLPAAVSLKGQLNIATLEKTFQEIIQRHQVLRTNFALVDGEAVQVISDTATFTLPIINLQAFAETQQAEIQRLAVEEAQIPFDLTKGLLLRGKLLQLSDSEYVLLFTMHHIISDGWSMGVLVREVAALYPAFCTAKPYPLPELPIQYADFAVWQRQYLQGEELNKQLTYWKQQLSGTLPVLELPTDRVRPTVPTFKGSQHLFVLPLSLTEAIKNLCQQEDVTLFMALLAGFQTLLYGYAKQEDIRVGSPIANRNRVELEGLIGFFVNTLVLRADLSGNPSFREMLVRSRQVCLQAYAHPELPFEKLVQELQPERNLNYNSLFQVWFVLQNTPIPSLELPSLTLTPLDIDSGTTRHDLSLNLWEIPQGIQGCFEYKTDLFDPATITRMAEYLEMLLSKIVAQPDVHISDLAAIISEAESQYQFNQEQELKQSSIHKLRMTKRKSISSL; encoded by the coding sequence ATGACAACCTCTAATCGCTTAGAACGATTAAAAAATCTTTCACCTGAGAAACGGTTACTACTTCTCAAAGCGTTGCGAGAAGAAGCAGCAATTGCAGAGGAATCTAATACTATTCCTCGACGTTCTCAACTAAATCCTTGCCCTTTATCTTTTGCACAGCAAAGACTGTGGTTTTTGGATCAATTATCTCCAGGTAATCCCGCCTACAATTTACCTGCGGCTGTATCTCTCAAAGGTCAGCTAAATATTGCGACGTTAGAAAAAACTTTCCAAGAAATTATTCAGCGACACCAAGTTTTACGCACTAATTTTGCGCTGGTAGATGGGGAAGCAGTACAGGTAATTTCTGACACTGCTACTTTTACCCTGCCAATCATTAATTTACAAGCTTTCGCAGAAACACAACAAGCTGAAATTCAACGTTTAGCTGTTGAAGAAGCACAAATACCATTTGACCTTACCAAAGGGTTATTACTACGCGGGAAGTTGCTACAACTAAGCGACAGCGAGTATGTGTTGCTATTTACAATGCACCACATTATCTCGGATGGTTGGTCGATGGGTGTCCTAGTTCGAGAAGTTGCAGCACTTTATCCAGCTTTTTGTACTGCTAAACCTTATCCTTTACCTGAATTACCTATTCAGTACGCAGATTTTGCTGTTTGGCAACGTCAATATTTACAAGGAGAAGAACTCAACAAACAGTTAACTTATTGGAAACAACAATTAAGCGGTACTTTACCTGTTTTAGAGTTACCTACAGATAGAGTACGCCCAACTGTTCCCACATTTAAGGGATCGCAGCATTTATTTGTACTACCTTTAAGCTTAACTGAAGCAATTAAAAATCTTTGCCAGCAGGAAGACGTAACTTTATTTATGGCATTACTGGCAGGATTTCAAACTTTACTTTACGGCTATGCAAAGCAGGAAGATATACGAGTTGGATCGCCTATTGCTAACCGGAACCGTGTTGAACTTGAGGGATTAATAGGCTTTTTTGTTAATACTTTAGTGCTACGGGCAGATTTAAGCGGAAATCCTAGTTTTAGAGAAATGTTAGTGCGATCGCGCCAAGTTTGCCTACAAGCTTATGCTCATCCAGAACTACCTTTTGAGAAGCTAGTACAGGAGTTACAACCAGAACGTAATCTCAACTATAATTCCTTATTCCAAGTTTGGTTTGTTCTACAAAATACCCCAATTCCTAGCTTAGAGCTACCAAGTTTAACACTTACTCCCCTGGATATTGATAGCGGTACTACCAGGCATGATTTGAGTCTTAACTTATGGGAAATACCCCAAGGTATTCAAGGCTGCTTTGAATATAAAACAGACTTATTTGATCCAGCGACTATTACCCGCATGGCGGAATACTTAGAAATGCTGTTAAGCAAAATAGTTGCCCAACCCGATGTCCATATTAGCGATTTAGCAGCAATCATATCTGAAGCAGAAAGCCAATATCAATTCAACCAAGAACAAGAACTCAAACAATCTAGCATCCACAAATTAAGGATGACTAAACGTAAAAGTATCAGCAGCTTATAA
- the panP gene encoding putative pyridoxal-dependent aspartate 1-decarboxylase: MNEGTIEVSKVYKSVQPSGGLQDRFEEQIISLFSVTDEAIFAKTELEKQIDSITKIFLEAKQISSDTDLESVVEKFADSKLPLFPTDIDSYIEDLATNVVADSIHVSSPRFIGHMTSSLPYFFQPLGKLMTAMNQNVVKVETAKAFSPYERQALAMMHRLIYGFGDDFYTQHTQNSESTLGMMVTGGTLANITAMWCYRNALLGAKDDFGGVENEGLAAALNFYGYQGAVIIGSSLMHYSFEKAAGLLGIGDRNLIKIPTDQNHRLNIAALRETISECRQRNQLIIALVGIAGTTDSGAIDPLLEMSAIAQEYNINFHVDAAWGGAVLFSEQNQHKLAGIELADSVTIDGHKQLYLPMGLGMVILRNPHLAKYIEKTARYTVRKESPDLGKRSLEGSRPGMSLFLQAALNIIGHKGYEFLIDSGIKKAQYLANEINTRPEFELLFKPEINILLYRYIPEPFRQKTAQGKLTASDNQAINDFNELLQNAQKQAGNTFVSRTTLENTIYGVGIPIVALRVVLANPLTTEDDIDAVLNDQIKTAAKLPVITSNEEVNDDNL, encoded by the coding sequence AAGTGTCAAAAGTTTATAAAAGCGTGCAGCCCTCTGGTGGTTTGCAGGACAGGTTTGAAGAACAAATTATCAGTTTATTTTCTGTTACTGACGAAGCTATTTTTGCCAAAACAGAATTAGAAAAGCAAATTGACTCAATTACTAAAATTTTTTTAGAAGCTAAACAAATTAGTAGTGATACAGATTTAGAATCAGTTGTTGAAAAATTTGCTGATAGTAAACTTCCTCTATTTCCAACTGACATAGATAGTTATATAGAAGATTTAGCTACTAATGTTGTCGCTGATTCGATCCATGTATCTTCACCCAGATTTATCGGTCACATGACAAGTTCGCTTCCCTATTTTTTCCAGCCATTAGGGAAGCTAATGACAGCGATGAACCAAAATGTGGTGAAGGTGGAAACCGCCAAAGCATTTAGCCCTTATGAGCGTCAAGCTTTGGCAATGATGCACCGCTTAATTTACGGTTTTGGTGATGATTTTTATACTCAACATACTCAAAATAGTGAGAGTACGTTGGGGATGATGGTAACTGGCGGAACACTGGCTAATATCACCGCCATGTGGTGCTATCGGAATGCTTTATTAGGAGCAAAAGATGATTTTGGTGGTGTAGAAAATGAAGGTTTAGCTGCGGCGTTAAACTTTTATGGATATCAGGGTGCGGTGATAATTGGCTCTAGCTTAATGCACTACTCTTTTGAGAAAGCTGCGGGATTATTAGGAATAGGCGATCGCAATTTAATTAAAATTCCTACAGACCAAAATCATCGGCTGAATATTGCTGCACTGCGAGAAACAATAAGTGAGTGTCGTCAACGCAATCAACTAATTATTGCTTTAGTTGGGATTGCTGGTACTACTGATTCTGGCGCAATAGATCCACTGCTTGAAATGAGTGCGATCGCGCAAGAATATAATATCAATTTTCATGTCGATGCTGCTTGGGGTGGCGCAGTTCTTTTTTCTGAGCAAAATCAACATAAACTCGCTGGCATAGAATTAGCAGATTCAGTCACAATTGACGGTCATAAACAATTGTATTTGCCAATGGGTTTAGGCATGGTGATTTTAAGAAATCCCCATTTAGCAAAATATATTGAAAAAACCGCTCGTTATACAGTTCGGAAAGAATCACCAGATTTAGGAAAACGCAGCTTAGAAGGTTCCCGCCCAGGAATGAGCTTATTTTTACAAGCAGCGTTAAATATCATTGGGCATAAAGGTTATGAATTTTTAATTGATTCGGGGATTAAAAAAGCTCAGTACCTGGCTAACGAAATAAACACTAGACCAGAATTTGAATTATTGTTTAAACCAGAAATTAATATTCTGCTTTATCGCTATATTCCAGAACCATTTAGACAAAAAACGGCTCAAGGAAAATTAACTGCATCTGACAATCAAGCAATTAATGATTTTAATGAGTTGTTGCAAAATGCTCAAAAGCAAGCTGGTAATACATTCGTCTCGCGCACAACATTAGAAAATACGATTTATGGCGTAGGAATACCAATTGTCGCATTGCGCGTAGTTCTGGCTAATCCTTTAACAACCGAAGATGATATTGATGCAGTGTTGAACGATCAAATCAAAACCGCCGCCAAGCTTCCCGTGATTACATCCAATGAGGAGGTTAATGATGACAACCTCTAA